In Kocuria turfanensis, a single genomic region encodes these proteins:
- a CDS encoding phospholipase D family protein, translated as MSLGPEDRKLLTDALEPPPGMELDRAVTTTYSLDLVALLLVPLTFAAIDQRGSEESAGEPDQGVDPVALLESVRRYADRLTVLVQAGGIAVPARYRPMLTYLEGTLVQVAVPGTGGVFHPKVWVLRFRDAEGKLAHRVLVLSRNLTFDNSWDTILVLDESDDPRENLMPGRELADYLATTASWAVAPGLSAERTEELADLNASLSGVSFAAPAGFKDAAWVTRTGERSVHTRSLWEDVTGGVHAQDRATRALVISPFLDTSLADLVDRCGTVRLLSRAESLDALDALGDLAERVETFVLDPSADLDGTEDEDVEGSVGSKSAGRLAGLHAKIYLVERGHSTTLYVGSANATRGGFGRNAEFGVRLTGRKGLIDDIWSGTHGNLGLSAVCQPYDPKPPDEAAIARQQAERELERFHAALAGAGLRLDAVEEADGTYTLEASFGRPVGEPDGVTTTVRLLSLPAHERMLGEALTWSRVDASRITPLLCVRSHTSVGGGVVERSAVLVADLHGAPEDRSARVLAELLKTPEDVLRYLAFLLGDVTLSQALRFGGTTGAAAFFGAGSTGHSADVVLFEPLMRAAVHGDADALGRIDRLVGELRAVEALHLLPDGLEELVTVVREAVTTP; from the coding sequence ATGAGCCTGGGGCCGGAGGACCGGAAGCTGCTCACCGACGCGCTCGAACCACCGCCGGGGATGGAGCTGGACCGCGCCGTCACCACGACCTACTCCCTGGACCTCGTGGCCCTGTTGCTGGTGCCGCTGACCTTCGCTGCGATCGACCAGCGGGGGAGCGAGGAAAGCGCTGGGGAGCCGGATCAGGGAGTCGATCCTGTGGCGCTGCTGGAGTCGGTGCGCCGCTACGCGGACCGGTTGACCGTGCTCGTGCAGGCGGGCGGCATCGCGGTGCCGGCCAGGTACCGGCCGATGCTGACCTATCTGGAGGGCACCCTCGTCCAGGTCGCCGTGCCCGGGACCGGGGGCGTGTTCCATCCCAAGGTGTGGGTGCTGCGCTTCCGCGACGCCGAGGGCAAGCTGGCCCATCGGGTGCTCGTGCTCAGCCGCAACCTGACCTTCGACAACTCCTGGGACACCATCCTGGTTCTGGACGAGTCCGACGACCCGCGGGAGAACCTGATGCCCGGCCGAGAGCTGGCCGACTACCTGGCAACGACCGCCTCCTGGGCCGTGGCTCCCGGACTGAGCGCTGAGCGGACGGAGGAGCTCGCCGACCTCAATGCGTCGCTGAGCGGAGTTTCCTTCGCAGCGCCCGCCGGGTTCAAGGACGCCGCGTGGGTCACCCGCACGGGTGAGCGCTCCGTGCACACCCGGTCCCTGTGGGAGGACGTGACCGGCGGCGTCCACGCCCAGGACCGCGCCACCCGGGCGCTGGTGATCTCCCCGTTCCTCGACACCTCGCTCGCGGACCTCGTCGACCGGTGCGGGACGGTCCGGCTGCTCTCCCGCGCCGAGAGTCTCGACGCCCTCGACGCCCTCGGCGACCTGGCGGAGCGGGTCGAGACCTTCGTCCTGGACCCCTCGGCTGACCTGGACGGCACCGAGGACGAAGACGTTGAGGGCAGCGTGGGGTCGAAGTCGGCCGGCCGGCTGGCTGGTCTGCACGCCAAGATCTACCTCGTGGAGCGAGGCCATAGCACTACCCTGTACGTCGGCTCGGCCAACGCCACCCGCGGTGGCTTCGGCCGCAATGCGGAGTTCGGCGTCCGGCTGACGGGCCGTAAAGGGCTCATCGACGACATCTGGTCTGGAACCCACGGCAACCTCGGCCTGTCCGCGGTCTGCCAGCCGTACGACCCGAAGCCGCCGGACGAGGCCGCGATCGCCCGGCAGCAGGCCGAGCGGGAGCTCGAGCGCTTCCACGCCGCGCTTGCCGGTGCCGGGCTGCGCCTCGACGCCGTCGAGGAAGCCGACGGCACGTACACCCTGGAAGCCTCCTTCGGCCGCCCGGTCGGGGAACCCGACGGCGTCACGACGACCGTCCGACTGCTGTCCCTGCCCGCCCACGAGCGGATGCTGGGCGAGGCGCTGACGTGGTCCCGCGTCGACGCCTCGCGGATCACGCCGTTGCTCTGCGTGCGCAGTCACACGTCGGTGGGCGGCGGCGTCGTCGAACGCTCCGCCGTGCTGGTCGCGGACCTGCACGGTGCTCCGGAGGACCGCTCCGCGCGCGTGCTCGCCGAGCTGCTGAAGACCCCGGAGGACGTGCTGCGCTACCTGGCGTTCCTGCTCGGCGACGTCACGCTGTCCCAGGCCCTGCGCTTCGGCGGCACCACGGGCGCGGCCGCGTTCTTCGGGGCGGGCAGCACCGGGCACAGCGCCGACGTGGTCCTGTTCGAGCCCCTCATGCGCGCCGCGGTGCACGGTGACGCCGACGCCCTCGGCCGCATCGACCGGCTCGTCGGCGAGCTCAGGGCCGTCGAGGCCCTGCACCTGCTCCCCGACGGGCTGGAGGAGCTCGTCACCGTGGTCCGCGAGGCGGTGACCACCCCATGA
- a CDS encoding IS110 family RNA-guided transposase, whose protein sequence is MSEQPSPAVFVGLDVGKSDHHAVAVTSTGRAVYDKALPNDEARLRAILEALIVEHGPVLMVVDQPATIGALPVAVAQAMESVTVAYLPGLAMRRIADLHPGAAKTDARDALIIAEAARTMPHTLRNIRVDEAQIAELGVLAGFDDDLAAQITATSNRLRGMLTQIHPALERVLGPRVTHPAVADLLTRYPTPAKLQTAGRGHVRARLKKHAPRLAEPLTEEVFDALGQQSVVVAGTEAAATVIPILAGQLAGLIHQRATVATQVEALVEAHPLSAVLTSMPGIGVRTAARILTEVVGKDFRDAGHLASYAGIAPVTRRSGTSIRGEHAAKGGNKRLKRALFLSAFASLNHPPSRAYYDRKRAQGKRHNQAIIALARRRIDVLYAMLRDGTLYQDPTEPQSPSPVALAA, encoded by the coding sequence ATGTCAGAGCAACCATCCCCGGCGGTGTTCGTCGGCCTCGACGTCGGCAAGTCCGACCATCACGCCGTGGCCGTCACGAGCACGGGGAGGGCGGTCTATGACAAAGCTCTGCCCAACGACGAGGCTCGGCTGCGGGCGATTCTTGAGGCCCTGATCGTCGAGCACGGGCCGGTGCTGATGGTCGTTGATCAGCCGGCCACCATCGGGGCGCTGCCGGTGGCGGTGGCCCAGGCGATGGAGTCTGTCACCGTGGCATACCTGCCGGGACTGGCCATGCGCCGGATCGCGGACCTGCACCCGGGTGCGGCGAAGACGGACGCCCGCGACGCGTTGATCATCGCCGAGGCCGCCCGGACCATGCCGCACACCCTGCGGAACATCCGGGTGGACGAGGCTCAGATCGCCGAGCTGGGTGTGCTGGCCGGCTTCGACGACGACCTCGCCGCCCAGATCACCGCCACCTCGAACCGTCTGCGGGGGATGCTCACCCAGATCCACCCCGCCCTGGAACGGGTCCTCGGGCCGCGGGTGACCCACCCGGCGGTGGCCGACCTGCTCACCCGCTACCCGACCCCGGCGAAGCTGCAGACGGCCGGACGGGGTCATGTGAGGGCGAGGCTGAAGAAGCACGCCCCGCGGCTGGCCGAGCCGTTGACCGAGGAGGTCTTCGACGCCCTGGGCCAGCAGAGCGTGGTCGTGGCCGGTACCGAGGCCGCCGCCACCGTCATCCCGATCCTGGCCGGGCAGCTGGCCGGCCTGATCCATCAGCGCGCCACGGTGGCTACCCAGGTCGAGGCCCTCGTGGAGGCCCACCCTCTTTCCGCGGTCCTGACCTCGATGCCCGGCATCGGCGTCAGGACCGCCGCGAGGATCCTCACCGAAGTCGTCGGCAAGGACTTCCGAGACGCCGGGCACTTGGCCTCCTACGCCGGAATCGCCCCGGTTACCCGAAGGTCGGGAACCTCGATCCGCGGCGAGCACGCCGCCAAGGGCGGGAACAAGAGACTCAAACGGGCGCTGTTCCTCTCCGCCTTCGCCTCACTCAACCACCCGCCCTCCCGGGCGTACTACGACCGCAAGCGCGCCCAGGGCAAACGCCATAACCAGGCGATCATCGCCCTGGCCCGCCGACGGATCGACGTCCTGTACGCGATGCTGCGCGACGGGACCCTCTACCAAGACCCCACCGAGCCTCAGAGCCCGTCACCGGTGGCCCTGGCCGCTTGA
- a CDS encoding C-terminal helicase domain-containing protein — MSAAPRRPDVERELNGLKDFQRRTVEYAHRRLWEDEDSSRRFLVADEVGLGKTLIARGLIAKAIDHLWESAEVDRIDIVYICSSQQIAAQNIQTLDVADYGISKVDRLTMLPTQVRNLAANKVNLLSLTPGTSFNISQSGGRSEERVLVQHMLAQVLGEHVVRRPEWLAFFCGTKRPQNYVAEVAGFDPDTIDAEILERFRLAVLQDPELCHRLEEAAAEFVSVTGNPDWPLSHRRYRLIGELRRLVAQASVDALQPDLVILDEFQRFKSLLHEDTEMSELADAVFSHEGARVVLLSATPYSMYSVPEEGVGDDHYGDFLKTYRFLTGASRDALAGERDEDGSALVGSVAELQTGLRRMRDAALADDVEDGTAAAAHVTELLRAVMCRTERLAATPDRDGMLVEKTLPPARPTADDVRALCRLHEVAREVGSYRDVLEYWRVAPYVLQFMDGYDLKQKTLDHVEKDDSGFAGRAVAGAQQLRGEEIERYALVDPANGRLRWLLSDLDDYGFADVPWIPASLPYYTVPETSPFFRATTTGLTKRLIFSAWNVAPKSIAAMTSYHVERKHHRPEDTHAYSDRHSYLLRWRKSPDGRLASMPLLPLVLPLTVLGAAGDPVAAARELGTTQASLDDVRAVVRAKVGNLLADLPSGHAEGRGSEQWYWAAPLFLEKARSPEVFKVALDSIKWANHADDERDGGKASALALHLARAKEIDEAFLAELGPRPDDLAEVLTDLALAAPATVAERALCAAVPECVRADAVWRSVRIALGLRTLLDSRTVAPMLRGWAGESAPQWRNVLAVCLEGNLQAVLDEYFHVLDEASRIGSVAPIDRLQALTEALVDAAQSGGSISFDEIVPDGDSHRVERRRLRADAAARFGRVESDQGVRADTSLRNGFNSPFWPFVLASTSIGQEGLDFHRYCHAVVHWNLPNNPVDMEQREGRVHRYKGHAVRKNVAKEFSAAVLDDDAAASPWDALFAAGERARPDGESEIYPYWVCQTESGAKIERYVPQAPLSAERIKHKNLLRALGLYRMALGQPRQEEFLQVIGKDAESRDLAWMRLDLGPEQRP, encoded by the coding sequence ATGAGCGCAGCACCGCGCCGTCCCGACGTGGAGCGGGAACTGAACGGGCTCAAGGACTTCCAACGCCGCACCGTCGAGTACGCCCACCGCCGGCTGTGGGAGGACGAGGACTCCAGCCGCCGCTTCCTCGTCGCCGACGAGGTCGGGCTCGGCAAGACGCTCATCGCCCGCGGCCTCATCGCCAAGGCCATCGATCACCTCTGGGAATCTGCGGAGGTCGACCGGATCGACATCGTCTACATCTGCTCCAGCCAGCAGATCGCCGCCCAGAACATCCAGACCCTGGATGTCGCCGACTACGGCATCTCCAAGGTGGACCGGCTGACCATGCTCCCCACGCAGGTGCGCAATCTCGCCGCGAACAAGGTCAACCTGCTCAGCCTCACCCCGGGAACGTCCTTCAACATCAGCCAGTCCGGCGGACGCAGCGAAGAACGGGTGCTGGTCCAGCACATGCTCGCCCAGGTTCTCGGTGAGCACGTGGTGCGGCGGCCGGAGTGGTTGGCCTTCTTCTGCGGCACGAAACGACCGCAGAACTACGTGGCCGAGGTGGCCGGCTTCGACCCAGACACCATCGACGCCGAGATTCTTGAGCGCTTCCGGCTCGCCGTTCTCCAGGACCCGGAGCTGTGCCACCGGCTCGAGGAGGCCGCCGCCGAGTTCGTTTCGGTGACCGGCAATCCGGACTGGCCGCTCTCCCACCGCCGCTACCGCCTGATCGGGGAGCTGCGTCGGCTGGTCGCGCAGGCCTCGGTCGACGCCCTCCAGCCGGATCTGGTGATCCTCGACGAGTTCCAGCGCTTCAAGAGCCTCCTGCACGAGGACACCGAGATGTCCGAACTCGCCGACGCCGTGTTCAGCCACGAGGGCGCCCGCGTGGTGCTGCTCTCCGCCACGCCCTACAGCATGTACTCCGTCCCGGAGGAGGGTGTGGGCGACGACCACTACGGCGACTTCCTCAAGACCTACCGCTTCCTCACCGGGGCGTCGAGGGACGCGCTCGCGGGAGAGCGGGACGAGGACGGGTCCGCCCTCGTCGGCTCGGTCGCCGAGCTGCAGACCGGGCTCCGGAGGATGCGCGACGCCGCCCTGGCCGACGACGTCGAGGACGGTACCGCGGCCGCCGCGCACGTCACCGAGCTGCTCCGCGCGGTCATGTGCCGCACCGAGCGTCTGGCCGCCACCCCGGACCGCGACGGAATGCTTGTCGAGAAGACGCTGCCGCCGGCCCGGCCCACGGCCGACGACGTGCGGGCCCTGTGCCGGCTGCACGAGGTCGCCCGAGAGGTGGGCAGCTACCGCGACGTCCTGGAGTACTGGCGGGTGGCGCCCTACGTCCTGCAGTTCATGGACGGGTACGACCTCAAACAGAAGACCCTTGATCACGTGGAGAAGGACGACTCCGGCTTCGCGGGACGTGCCGTCGCCGGCGCGCAGCAACTGCGCGGCGAGGAGATCGAGCGCTACGCCCTGGTCGATCCCGCCAACGGCCGGTTGCGGTGGTTGCTCTCCGACCTGGACGACTACGGCTTCGCAGACGTCCCCTGGATCCCCGCCTCCCTGCCGTACTACACCGTGCCGGAGACCAGCCCCTTCTTCCGCGCGACGACGACGGGGCTCACCAAGCGGCTGATCTTCTCGGCCTGGAACGTCGCCCCGAAGTCCATCGCGGCGATGACCAGCTACCACGTTGAGCGGAAGCACCACCGGCCGGAGGACACCCACGCCTACTCCGACCGGCACAGCTACCTGCTGCGCTGGCGGAAGTCCCCGGACGGCCGCCTCGCCAGCATGCCGCTGCTGCCCCTCGTCCTGCCCCTCACGGTGCTCGGCGCCGCCGGTGACCCCGTGGCCGCCGCCCGGGAGCTCGGTACAACACAGGCGTCGCTGGACGACGTCCGCGCCGTGGTGCGGGCCAAGGTCGGGAACCTGCTGGCCGACCTGCCCTCCGGGCACGCCGAGGGCCGGGGGAGCGAGCAGTGGTACTGGGCGGCGCCGCTGTTCCTCGAAAAGGCGCGCTCCCCGGAAGTCTTCAAGGTCGCGCTCGACTCGATCAAGTGGGCCAACCACGCCGACGACGAGCGCGATGGCGGCAAGGCCTCCGCGCTCGCCCTGCACCTCGCCCGGGCCAAGGAGATCGACGAAGCCTTCCTGGCGGAGCTCGGTCCTCGTCCGGACGACCTGGCCGAGGTGCTGACCGATCTCGCGCTCGCCGCGCCGGCCACGGTCGCCGAACGGGCGCTGTGCGCAGCGGTGCCAGAGTGCGTCCGGGCGGACGCGGTCTGGCGGTCGGTGCGCATCGCCCTGGGCCTGCGCACCCTGCTGGACTCCCGTACCGTGGCGCCAATGCTGCGCGGCTGGGCCGGCGAATCGGCGCCGCAGTGGCGCAATGTGCTGGCGGTCTGCCTCGAGGGCAATCTCCAGGCGGTGCTCGACGAGTACTTCCACGTCCTCGACGAGGCCTCCCGGATCGGCAGCGTCGCTCCCATCGACCGGCTCCAGGCGCTGACGGAGGCCCTGGTTGACGCCGCTCAGAGCGGTGGCTCGATCTCCTTCGATGAGATCGTCCCGGATGGGGACTCCCACCGGGTCGAGCGCCGCCGCCTGCGAGCCGATGCAGCCGCCCGCTTCGGTCGCGTGGAGAGCGATCAGGGCGTCCGTGCGGACACCAGCCTCCGCAACGGCTTCAACTCACCGTTCTGGCCGTTCGTGCTGGCCTCCACGAGCATCGGCCAGGAGGGGCTGGACTTCCACCGGTATTGCCACGCCGTCGTCCACTGGAACCTGCCCAACAACCCCGTCGACATGGAGCAGCGCGAGGGACGCGTGCACCGGTACAAAGGGCACGCGGTGCGCAAGAACGTGGCGAAGGAGTTCTCGGCCGCGGTGCTCGACGACGATGCTGCGGCCAGCCCATGGGACGCCCTCTTCGCCGCAGGGGAGCGGGCGCGGCCGGACGGGGAGAGCGAGATCTACCCGTACTGGGTCTGCCAGACCGAGAGCGGGGCGAAGATCGAGCGTTATGTCCCGCAGGCGCCGCTGAGCGCCGAGCGGATCAAGCACAAGAACCTGCTCCGTGCCCTGGGCCTCTACCGCATGGCACTGGGCCAGCCGCGCCAGGAGGAGTTCCTGCAGGTCATCGGCAAGGACGCCGAGTCGCGGGACCTGGCCTGGATGCGCCTGGATCTGGGACCGGAGCAAAGACCGTGA
- a CDS encoding DUF4352 domain-containing protein, with translation MKRYAIALLTLPALTLVGCSNAEADPEPTAPNVEPATAESTPSPTQETSPRGNLMKEIGEPAGIHSLDDPSKNVVTYVVKGIEVDPVCTSPYAMAPENGHFIAIDMEVETAGEPGFTEVMYGPINVSPHSFKMIDAKGTTVNSVSSGPSYGCMEESETLPSSIGPGERVTGKVVLDVPSTEGVLVYNESIDPSLGWEWEIPQS, from the coding sequence ATGAAGCGCTACGCCATTGCCCTGTTGACTCTCCCTGCTCTGACATTGGTGGGTTGCTCCAACGCCGAGGCCGATCCGGAGCCGACTGCGCCCAATGTGGAACCTGCCACGGCAGAGTCGACTCCTTCCCCCACGCAGGAGACTTCTCCCCGCGGCAACCTGATGAAGGAGATTGGCGAGCCCGCTGGAATCCACTCGCTGGACGATCCGAGCAAGAACGTCGTCACCTATGTCGTAAAGGGGATTGAAGTAGATCCCGTGTGCACCAGCCCATACGCGATGGCGCCCGAGAACGGCCACTTCATTGCGATTGACATGGAGGTGGAGACCGCAGGCGAACCAGGGTTCACGGAAGTCATGTACGGGCCGATCAACGTGTCGCCGCACTCCTTCAAAATGATCGATGCCAAGGGGACGACTGTGAACTCGGTCAGTTCTGGCCCGTCCTATGGCTGTATGGAGGAGTCGGAAACCCTGCCATCATCTATCGGCCCGGGGGAGCGCGTGACGGGCAAGGTTGTTCTGGACGTCCCCAGCACCGAGGGAGTTCTGGTGTACAACGAGTCCATCGATCCCAGCCTCGGATGGGAATGGGAGATTCCGCAGTCCTGA